The [Bacillus] selenitireducens MLS10 genome includes a region encoding these proteins:
- a CDS encoding DUF7507 domain-containing protein produces MDIDGDGNTQERIAHAQATFSYTAPRETVITKRVKGSLDQAFVSNPNSGLTVPDGAGAYELIVLNSSDRDLDSFSLIDALPRVGDQRLVKNNNGVLLNRNSEYPVLLDGPIEVPDEFTVYYNTDDPVGDAAVYEAQSGWTTEVSDYRSIRGFKIVLSDGNTVGTNELITIEVPIYVEDTDTLSFNDEAVNSFALSTNQGSYIESNLVRLRVRPEAANPDLTVEKSAKVMQASENGGPGAPGAPGRPSAPLSVTGFSESETSISNLSEDRYNEIGDVIEYIIRAANTGDSVLYNVGITDDKEGLFSTSYAVFNSDGESTGNTVTNGQVTLEPGQYLQMRALYSVTAEDVEAGQIINTASGEGVPGIGEPPVNDDDDAIVYGEQTPAIALEKTADRDALVVGEDVTYTFTATNTGNVTLADVVITDPLTGLSAITYLTIDDETLEDGDAITMHPGQVLVAEAAYTVTQEDLNAGSLYNLATVSGTPEDPDAPEVSDDDDHTITGEQTPAIALEKTADRDALVVGEDVTYTFTATNTGNVTLTDVVITDPLTGLSAITYLTIDDETLEDGDAITMHPGQVLVAEATYTVTQEDLNAGSLYNLATVSGTPEDPDAPEVSDDDDHTITGEQTPAIALEKTADRDALVVGEDVTYTFTATNTGNVTLTDVVITDPLTGLSAITYLTIDDETLEDGDAITMHPGQVLVAEATYTVTQEDLNAGSLYNLATVSGTPEDPDAPEVSDDDDHTITGEQTPAIALEKTADRDALVVGEDVTYTFTATNTGNVTLTDVVITDPLTGLSAITYLTIDDETLEDGDAITMHPGQVLVAEATYTVTQEDLNAGSLYNLATVSGTPEDPDAPEVSDDDDHTITGEQTPAIALEKTADRDALVVGEDVTYTFTATNTGNVTLTDVVITDPLTGLSAITYLTIDDETLEDGDAITMHPGQVLVAEAAYTVTQEDLNAGSLYNLATVSGTPEDPDAPEVSDDDDHTITGEQTPAIALEKTADRDALVVGEDVTYTFTATNTGNVTLTDVVITDPLTGLSAITYLTIDDETLEDGDAITMHPGQVLVAEAAYTVTQEDLNAGSLYNLATVSGTPEDPDAPEVSDDDDHTITGEQTPAIALEKTADRDALVVGEDVTYTFTATNTGNVTLTDVVITDPLTGLSAITYLTIDDETLEDGDAITMHPGQVLVAEAAYTVTQEDLNAGSLYNLATVSGTPEDPDAPEVSDDDDHTITGEQTPAIALEKTADRDALVVGEDVTYTFTATNTGNVTLTDVVITDPLTGLSAITYLTIDDETLEDGDAITMHPGQVLVAEATYTVTQEDLNAGSLYNLATVSGTPEDPDAPEVSDDDDHTITGEQTPAIALEKTADRDALVVGEDVTYTFTATNTGNVTLTDVVITDPLTGLSAITYLTIDDETLEDGDAITMHPGQVLVAEAAYTVTQEDLNAGSLYNLATVSGTPEDPDAPEVSDDDDHTITGEQTPAIALEKTADRDALVVGEDVTYTFTATNTGNVTLTDVVITDPLTGLSAITYLTIDDETLEDGDAITMHPGQVLVAEAAYTVTQEDLNAGSLYNLATVSGTPEDPDAPEVSDDDDHTIGVIESNANVALTKVNEEGDRLEGAVFELRNEDGEVISSAHSTDENGQVFIYGLSDGEYSFVETKAPEGYILDETPIVFTVNTLQETLIELDVLNVREVEESTEVPETTDPVNPPESGSTTPPSNEGTDENPETEVIETPGIDETLENESSGTPEVAEEEKQSSEEDREQEVMSGSPPSAQTLPQTGSTYSWLMVITGLMLLMIGGMMVQQNGRFKKEK; encoded by the coding sequence ATGGATATTGATGGTGATGGCAACACCCAGGAGCGCATCGCTCACGCTCAGGCAACGTTCTCTTACACCGCGCCAAGAGAAACAGTTATAACAAAGCGGGTAAAGGGTTCCTTAGATCAAGCCTTTGTATCGAATCCAAATAGTGGATTGACGGTACCTGATGGAGCGGGGGCGTATGAACTGATTGTTCTGAACAGTTCAGATCGTGACTTAGACTCGTTTTCATTGATAGATGCCTTACCTCGAGTTGGAGATCAGAGGTTAGTCAAAAATAATAATGGTGTTCTATTAAACAGAAACAGTGAATACCCGGTTTTACTCGATGGGCCGATTGAAGTCCCTGATGAATTCACAGTTTATTACAATACCGATGACCCTGTCGGAGATGCTGCGGTATATGAAGCACAGTCAGGCTGGACAACGGAGGTATCCGATTACAGAAGCATAAGAGGATTTAAAATCGTGCTGAGTGATGGTAACACGGTCGGAACCAACGAGTTAATTACTATAGAAGTACCGATCTATGTTGAAGATACGGACACCTTATCATTCAATGATGAAGCAGTTAATTCATTTGCATTAAGTACAAATCAGGGTAGCTACATCGAATCCAACTTAGTTCGTCTCAGAGTAAGACCCGAAGCGGCTAATCCTGATTTAACGGTTGAAAAGTCGGCTAAGGTAATGCAAGCAAGTGAAAATGGTGGTCCAGGTGCTCCAGGTGCTCCAGGTCGTCCAAGTGCACCTTTATCAGTAACAGGATTTTCAGAAAGTGAAACATCTATATCTAACCTAAGCGAAGATAGATATAATGAAATTGGTGATGTCATCGAGTATATAATCCGAGCAGCTAATACAGGAGATTCCGTTCTGTATAATGTAGGAATAACTGATGATAAAGAAGGATTATTTAGTACGAGCTACGCTGTATTTAACTCTGACGGAGAATCGACAGGTAATACTGTTACGAATGGTCAAGTGACATTGGAGCCCGGTCAATATCTACAAATGAGAGCTTTATATTCAGTCACTGCTGAAGATGTAGAAGCTGGACAAATTATAAATACAGCTTCTGGAGAGGGTGTTCCTGGAATAGGAGAGCCCCCGGTAAATGATGACGATGATGCGATCGTGTATGGCGAACAAACTCCGGCAATTGCACTTGAGAAAACGGCAGACAGAGATGCATTAGTGGTCGGAGAAGACGTCACTTATACCTTCACGGCAACGAATACGGGAAATGTGACATTGGCAGACGTAGTGATCACAGATCCGTTAACGGGGCTATCTGCCATCACGTATCTCACGATTGATGATGAAACGCTCGAAGACGGTGATGCGATTACGATGCATCCAGGCCAAGTCCTTGTCGCTGAAGCGGCTTATACAGTGACACAGGAAGACCTAAACGCCGGCAGCTTGTATAATTTGGCGACGGTAAGTGGAACACCGGAAGACCCGGACGCACCTGAAGTGAGCGATGACGATGATCATACGATCACAGGCGAACAAACTCCGGCAATTGCACTTGAGAAAACGGCAGACAGAGATGCATTAGTGGTTGGAGAAGACGTCACTTATACCTTCACGGCAACGAATACGGGAAATGTGACATTGACAGACGTAGTGATCACAGATCCGTTAACGGGGCTATCTGCCATCACGTATCTCACGATTGATGATGAAACGCTCGAAGACGGTGATGCGATTACGATGCATCCAGGCCAAGTCCTTGTCGCTGAAGCGACTTATACAGTGACACAGGAAGACCTAAACGCCGGCAGCTTGTATAATTTGGCGACGGTAAGTGGAACACCGGAAGACCCGGACGCACCTGAAGTGAGCGATGACGATGATCATACGATCACAGGCGAACAAACTCCGGCAATTGCACTTGAGAAAACGGCAGACAGAGATGCATTAGTGGTTGGAGAAGACGTCACTTATACCTTCACGGCAACGAATACGGGAAATGTGACATTGACAGACGTAGTGATCACAGATCCGTTAACGGGGCTATCTGCCATCACGTATCTCACGATTGATGATGAAACGCTCGAAGACGGTGATGCGATTACGATGCATCCAGGCCAAGTCCTTGTCGCTGAAGCGACTTATACAGTGACACAGGAAGACCTAAACGCCGGCAGCTTGTATAATTTGGCGACGGTAAGTGGAACACCGGAAGACCCGGACGCACCTGAAGTGAGCGATGACGATGATCATACGATCACAGGCGAACAAACTCCGGCAATTGCACTTGAGAAAACGGCAGACAGAGATGCATTAGTGGTCGGAGAAGACGTCACTTATACCTTCACGGCAACGAATACGGGAAATGTGACATTGACAGACGTAGTGATCACAGATCCGTTAACGGGGCTATCTGCCATCACGTATCTCACGATTGATGATGAAACGCTCGAAGACGGTGACGCGATTACGATGCATCCAGGCCAAGTCCTTGTCGCTGAAGCGACTTATACAGTGACACAGGAAGACCTAAACGCCGGCAGCTTGTATAATTTGGCGACGGTAAGTGGAACACCGGAAGACCCGGACGCACCTGAAGTGAGCGATGACGATGATCATACGATCACAGGCGAACAAACTCCGGCAATTGCACTTGAGAAAACGGCAGACAGAGATGCATTAGTGGTTGGAGAAGACGTCACTTATACCTTCACGGCAACGAATACGGGAAATGTGACATTGACAGACGTAGTGATCACAGATCCGTTAACGGGGCTATCTGCCATCACGTATCTCACGATTGATGATGAAACGCTCGAAGACGGTGATGCGATTACGATGCATCCAGGCCAAGTCCTTGTCGCTGAAGCGGCTTATACAGTGACACAGGAAGACCTAAACGCCGGCAGCTTGTATAATTTGGCGACGGTAAGTGGAACGCCGGAAGACCCGGACGCACCTGAAGTGAGCGATGACGATGATCATACGATCACAGGCGAACAAACTCCGGCAATTGCACTTGAGAAAACGGCAGACAGAGATGCATTAGTGGTCGGAGAAGACGTCACTTATACCTTCACGGCAACGAATACGGGAAATGTGACATTGACAGACGTAGTGATCACAGATCCGTTAACGGGGCTATCTGCCATCACGTATCTCACGATTGATGATGAAACGCTCGAAGACGGTGATGCGATTACGATGCATCCAGGCCAAGTCCTTGTCGCTGAAGCGGCTTATACAGTGACACAGGAAGACCTAAACGCCGGCAGCTTGTATAATTTGGCGACGGTAAGTGGAACACCGGAAGACCCGGACGCACCTGAAGTGAGCGATGACGATGATCATACGATCACAGGCGAACAAACTCCGGCAATTGCACTTGAGAAAACGGCAGACAGAGATGCATTAGTGGTCGGAGAAGACGTCACTTATACCTTCACGGCAACGAATACGGGAAATGTGACATTGACAGACGTAGTGATCACAGATCCGTTAACGGGGCTATCTGCCATCACGTATCTCACGATTGATGATGAAACGCTCGAAGACGGTGATGCGATTACGATGCATCCAGGCCAAGTCCTTGTCGCTGAAGCGGCTTATACAGTGACACAGGAAGACCTAAACGCCGGCAGCTTGTATAATTTGGCGACGGTAAGTGGAACACCGGAAGACCCGGACGCACCTGAAGTGAGCGATGACGATGATCATACGATCACAGGCGAACAAACTCCGGCAATTGCACTTGAGAAAACGGCAGACAGAGATGCATTAGTGGTCGGAGAAGACGTCACTTATACCTTCACGGCAACGAATACGGGAAATGTGACATTGACAGACGTAGTGATCACAGATCCGTTAACGGGGCTATCTGCCATCACGTATCTCACGATTGATGATGAAACGCTCGAAGACGGTGATGCGATTACGATGCATCCAGGCCAAGTCCTTGTCGCTGAAGCGACTTATACAGTGACACAGGAAGACCTAAACGCCGGCAGCTTGTATAATTTGGCGACGGTAAGTGGAACACCGGAAGACCCGGACGCACCTGAAGTGAGCGATGACGATGATCATACGATCACAGGCGAACAAACTCCGGCAATTGCACTTGAGAAAACGGCAGACAGAGATGCATTAGTGGTCGGAGAAGACGTCACTTATACCTTCACGGCAACGAATACGGGAAATGTGACATTGACAGACGTAGTGATCACAGATCCGTTAACGGGGCTATCTGCCATCACGTATCTCACGATTGATGATGAAACGCTCGAAGACGGTGATGCGATTACGATGCATCCAGGCCAAGTCCTTGTCGCTGAAGCGGCTTATACAGTGACACAGGAAGACCTAAACGCCGGCAGCTTGTATAATTTGGCGACGGTAAGTGGAACACCGGAAGACCCGGACGCACCTGAAGTGAGCGATGACGATGATCATACGATCACAGGCGAACAAACTCCGGCAATTGCACTTGAGAAAACGGCAGACAGAGATGCATTAGTGGTCGGAGAAGACGTCACTTATACCTTCACGGCAACGAATACGGGAAATGTGACATTGACAGACGTAGTGATCACAGATCCGTTAACGGGGCTATCTGCCATCACGTATCTCACGATTGATGATGAAACGCTCGAAGACGGTGATGCGATTACGATGCATCCAGGCCAAGTCCTTGTCGCTGAAGCGGCTTATACAGTGACACAGGAAGACCTAAACGCCGGCAGCTTGTATAATTTGGCGACGGTAAGTGGAACACCGGAAGACCCGGACGCACCTGAAGTGAGCGATGACGATGATCATACGATCGGGGTTATTGAATCAAATGCAAACGTTGCGTTAACCAAGGTGAATGAAGAAGGAGACCGTCTTGAAGGTGCCGTCTTTGAATTGCGTAACGAAGATGGAGAAGTCATTTCATCAGCGCACAGTACAGACGAAAATGGGCAGGTTTTCATTTATGGGTTATCGGATGGCGAATATTCATTCGTTGAAACAAAAGCACCAGAGGGTTACATCCTAGATGAAACACCGATTGTGTTTACTGTAAACACACTTCAAGAAACGCTTATTGAATTGGATGTCCTGAATGTAAGAGAAGTCGAAGAATCAACAGAGGTTCCCGAAACAACTGATCCGGTGAATCCACCGGAATCAGGTTCGACAACACCCCCTTCTAATGAAGGAACGGACGAGAATCCGGAAACAGAAGTTATAGAGACTCCTGGAATTGATGAGACCCTAGAGAACGAAAGCTCCGGTACTCCGGAAGTTGCGGAAGAAGAGAAACAAAGCAGTGAGGAAGATCGTGAGCAGGAAGTGATGAGCGGCAGCCCACCTTCCGCCCAGACCCTTCCTCAAACAGGATCGACATACAGCTGGTTGATGGTCATTACTGGATTGATGCTCTTGATGATCGGTGGTATGATGGTTCAACAGAATGGTCGATTTAAGAAAGAGAAGTAA